In Felis catus isolate Fca126 chromosome E1, F.catus_Fca126_mat1.0, whole genome shotgun sequence, the following proteins share a genomic window:
- the LOC101089971 gene encoding CMRF35-like molecule 5: MWLLPVLFLPIVQGSYPLMAVSNAVSGPVRGSLTVQCRYEPGWETYKKWWCRGANWENCRILVKTNGSGEKAKGNQVSIQDNQKMNMFTVTMEELRWNDADTYWCGIEKSGTDLGVKVKVTIDPVTMQCHYSPEWETYVRSWCPDADLSSCTIVVQTAGSELKKNLVSINQKMHTFSMTIWGE; encoded by the exons ATGTGGCTGCTCCCGGTTCTGTTCCTTCCCATCGTCCAAG GCTCATATCCCCTCATGGCAGTGTCAAATGCAGTGAGTGGCCCCGTGCGGGGCTCACTGACCGTGCAGTGTCGCTATGAACCTGGGTGGGAGACCTACAAGAAGTGGTGGTGTCGAGGAGCTAATTGGGAGAACTGCCGTATCCTTGTGAAAACCAATGGATCAGGGGAGAAAGCAAAGGGTAACCAAGTGTCCATCCAGGACAATCAGAAAATGAACATGTTCACTGTGACCATGGAGGAGCTCAGGTGGAATGATGCAGACACCTACTGGTGTGGGATTGAGAAATCTGGAACTGACCTTGGGGTCAAAGTCAAAGTGACCATTGACCCAG TGACCATGCAGTGTCACTACAGCCCAGAGTGGGAGACCTATGTGAGGTCCTGGTGTCCAGATGCTGATCTGAGTAGCTGCACCATCGTTGTTCAAACCGCTGGATCAGAGCTGAAGAAGAACCTTGTGTCCATCAATCAGAAAATGCACACATTCTCCATGACCATATGGGGAGAGTAA